One Carassius auratus strain Wakin chromosome 3, ASM336829v1, whole genome shotgun sequence genomic region harbors:
- the LOC113055283 gene encoding von Willebrand factor A domain-containing protein 7-like translates to MRSAFFLLALLIGSHTFHIKEKPNSKNHQDITKLAILRATAKLCETIEGFKKPEPLNAETLAKACKKDAFKSNFETGIKIITYYNVKTDIDHPFSEKHHFDSETFLDGKALIIKGIEEITAQVKKEKFEDARKTLGAILHTLQDFYSHSNWIEMGNTEPCTALINLEENIPNPAEANMETCESNIPDTNTGAKIKDNILNNKILTSGYFGKSKKKGKCSHGGTLDLSTGIGRSWDGINKDAIDSSHGLLHNKAADIAIAASVQLLEKIWKNNDNDNFLRLMGLYKEKPKGEWKTHLSLFSSKSRVSDANDKSTENIEV, encoded by the exons ATGAGGAGTGCATTTTTTCTGCTGGCTCTTCTGATTGGTTCTCATACCTTTCATATTAAGGAAAAGCCAAACTCTAAAAATCATCAAGACATCACAAAATTGGCAATTTTACGTGCTACTGCAAAGCTCTGCGAGACCATTGAAGGCTTCAAAAAG CCAGAACCACTGAATGCAGAGACACTGGCAAAGGCCTGCaaaaaagatgcatttaaaagtaattttgaaaCAGGCATAAAAATTATCACCTATTACAACGTAAAAACAGACATTGACCATCCTTTTAGTGAGAAACATCATTTTGACAGCGAGACATTTCTAGACGGTAAAGCCCTCATCATCAAGGGAATAGAGGAAATAACAGCTCAAGTGAAAAAGGAGAAATTTGAAGATGCAAGAAAGACACTTGGGGCAATCCTGCATACTTTACAG GATTTCTACAGTCACAGTAACTGGATAGAGATGGGAAACACTGAACCCTGTACTGCCCTGATCAATTTAGAAGAGAACATACCCAACCCTGcag AGGCAAACATGGAAACATGTGAAAGTAACATTCCTGATACGAACACTGGGGCAAAAATTAAggataacattttaaacaacaagATTCTGACTTCAGGATACTttggaaaaagcaaaaaaaagg GAAAGTGCAGCCATGGAGGTACTTTAGACCTCTCAACTGGCATTGGGAGAAGCTGGGATGGTATCAATAAAGACGCCATTGATTCCAGTCATGGTTTACTGCATAATAAAGCTGCAGACATTGCCATTGCTGCCAGTGTGCAGCTGCTGGAGAAGATCTGGAAGAATAATGATAACGACAACTTTCTCAG GCTCATGGGGCTTTATAAGGAAAAGCCAAAGGGTGAATGGAAAACTCACTTATCTCTCTTTAGCTCCAAATCAAGAGTTTCAGATGCAAATGACAAATCAACTGAAAATATAGAAGTTTAA